From one Caldisericum sp. genomic stretch:
- a CDS encoding DUF364 domain-containing protein, producing the protein MGLYEDLIESVKPQHSEAVKDVRIGNVWSAVQSKDVGIALTYSTMYDEVEDAGNLVGKSVKELLDYMLTFNLTKISIGVAALNSVIPLPSRYETFNILDYIESVSDNKRVVFVGHFPISDGLRSKAKEVIVLERNPRENDLIDTAAYYIIPDADIVAITGSTLANKSLESLLSLKRKGITIVFGPSTPASPVLFDYGVDIIGASVVQNPQFVLNAISQGGKLSNFKRYLEFIVLRREQR; encoded by the coding sequence ATGGGATTATATGAAGATCTCATCGAAAGCGTAAAGCCGCAACACTCCGAGGCTGTAAAAGATGTAAGGATTGGTAATGTGTGGAGTGCAGTTCAATCAAAGGATGTTGGCATTGCTCTTACATATTCAACTATGTATGACGAGGTTGAGGATGCAGGCAATTTAGTTGGGAAAAGCGTGAAAGAGTTATTAGACTATATGCTTACTTTTAACCTTACTAAAATTTCTATTGGTGTTGCTGCACTTAATTCCGTGATACCTTTGCCTTCTCGATACGAGACTTTTAATATCCTTGATTATATTGAAAGTGTTTCAGATAATAAAAGGGTTGTCTTCGTAGGACACTTCCCGATATCAGATGGATTAAGAAGTAAAGCAAAAGAAGTTATAGTCCTCGAAAGAAACCCAAGAGAAAATGACTTAATTGACACAGCAGCCTATTACATAATCCCCGATGCGGATATTGTTGCAATAACTGGCTCTACTCTTGCAAATAAAAGCCTTGAAAGCCTCCTTTCACTTAAAAGGAAGGGCATAACGATTGTTTTTGGGCCTTCAACACCAGCATCCCCTGTCCTTTTTGACTATGGTGTGGATATAATAGGTGCATCAGTTGTCCAAAATCCGCAGTTTGTTCTTAATGCAATTTCTCAGGGCGGAAAACTTTCAAACTTTAAAAGATATCTTGAGTTTATAGTTTTAAGGAGGGAACAAAGATGA
- a CDS encoding ABC transporter substrate-binding protein: MKKLVLFILIFALVFSLYPVKPLKAASYVPVGTFEFSDGSPNFKIDNFKRTLDVAPISKGDTLFVPIRAVIDELGGTISYNPKEKLVTITLNSTNVNLWLNKDIALVNGKSTSIEMPVIKNGRMLVSIKDITSLFSGNIISKNSFELPKQLVEAFDTTGRRIMVPKRINKIVSLYPMATLLLFPLNMQDRVIAMPVAKVLNMDNFEKVFPGAKNIPSAGDFRNPNVETILTFKPDLVITSATTQINKLVEVGIPVALLDVETVSGVLKSTQFLGSILGKNTEAKNALVYLNSKLSYIESKTKYLQNKKKVYFAIGKLTQTAGSTLIQNEIISRAGGISVTSSLKGGKVDISIEQILNYNPDYIILAPYCADTVQSVLSNSALQNVNAVKNKKVFVMPQFIGSYDLPEPEAILGIMWLSNTLYPNEVNFDLKKEAKEFYKAIFNYDLKDTDLNYIFGS, encoded by the coding sequence ATGAAAAAGCTTGTCTTATTTATCCTTATCTTTGCATTAGTTTTTAGTCTGTATCCTGTAAAACCTCTTAAGGCTGCTTCTTATGTGCCTGTGGGGACATTTGAATTTAGCGATGGAAGCCCGAATTTCAAGATAGACAACTTTAAGCGGACGCTTGATGTTGCACCAATTTCAAAGGGTGATACTCTTTTTGTCCCGATAAGAGCGGTTATTGACGAATTGGGTGGGACAATTTCATACAATCCAAAGGAAAAGTTAGTTACAATCACTCTCAATAGCACGAATGTGAATTTGTGGCTTAATAAGGATATTGCGCTTGTGAATGGGAAAAGTACATCTATCGAAATGCCCGTTATTAAGAATGGGCGAATGCTTGTTTCTATTAAGGACATTACAAGCCTTTTTTCAGGCAACATAATCTCTAAAAATTCTTTTGAACTTCCCAAACAACTTGTTGAGGCGTTCGACACAACGGGCAGGCGCATAATGGTGCCAAAGAGGATTAATAAGATTGTTTCCCTATATCCAATGGCAACATTACTTTTATTCCCGCTCAATATGCAGGATAGAGTTATTGCAATGCCTGTTGCAAAGGTCTTGAATATGGACAACTTTGAGAAGGTTTTCCCTGGGGCAAAAAATATTCCAAGTGCAGGCGATTTCAGGAATCCAAATGTTGAGACAATTTTAACATTCAAGCCCGACCTTGTCATTACAAGCGCAACAACACAAATAAACAAACTTGTTGAAGTTGGTATCCCCGTTGCACTTCTTGATGTTGAAACGGTTTCAGGTGTCCTTAAGTCAACACAATTTTTGGGGTCAATTCTTGGGAAAAATACTGAGGCAAAAAATGCCCTTGTGTATCTAAACTCCAAACTATCATATATTGAAAGCAAGACAAAATATCTTCAAAACAAGAAGAAGGTTTACTTTGCAATTGGGAAACTCACACAAACAGCAGGCTCAACCCTTATTCAGAATGAAATTATAAGTCGAGCAGGTGGTATAAGTGTTACATCATCATTAAAAGGTGGAAAGGTTGATATCTCAATTGAGCAAATACTTAATTACAACCCTGACTATATTATCCTTGCACCGTACTGTGCAGATACCGTCCAATCCGTTCTCTCAAATAGTGCACTCCAGAATGTAAATGCCGTGAAGAACAAGAAAGTTTTTGTTATGCCTCAGTTTATTGGTTCTTATGACCTTCCAGAGCCTGAAGCAATTCTTGGGATAATGTGGCTTTCAAATACACTCTATCCAAATGAAGTTAACTTCGACCTCAAAAAAGAGGCAAAGGAGTTTTACAAGGCAATATTCAATTATGATTTGAAAGATACCGATTTAAATTATATTTTTGGGAGTTAG